From the genome of Perca fluviatilis chromosome 1, GENO_Pfluv_1.0, whole genome shotgun sequence, one region includes:
- the zmp:0000001082 gene encoding integrin alpha-D isoform X1 has translation MDLGEYAERTKSKPPSASTLKVCSPSLVHECYGNSYMNSVCYNITDHLEPISSFSPAFQECEKKTVDLVFLFDGSGSMTEAEFNKNKDFIVDIINSLKNSSIKFAAVQFSTEYNKVFDFNEYQKGSYLEKLRNELHMRSLTNTHRALKFVFEEIFENQKAGASADATKVLVLITDGDPSDSDYFKTIKRYDDNNIIRFVIGVGRLANLDKFRGIASEPTAKYAFKIYNYDGLTGILENFQKKIFTMEGSKVARAGEMTNEMSQSGFSAVFYKDTLILGSVGSNSWRGSLQERHEQKETQIEDPDMPMDSYMGYSIAVGEKNNAPLYFTGAPRFEHKGQVVLFTHDGTNWTTTQRINGKQIGSYFGAELCSVDVNSDGDTDFLLVGAPLFYQPQEKKEGQIYIYTLTDELKLDSELTVTAPSMGRFGTTISSLADLNGDGLRDVAVGAPLQDDNRGAVYIYLGDGHRGIRSTFSQRIMGQKIKPGLRFFGQAIAGDIDLGQDGLPDIVVGSQGTAVVLRSRPVFNVTSRLSFQPKELSTESIDCLDNTDAHLPMVTLQACFEMVETTKCNAAAMDLGLNISYTLNVDPKRQMYRGFFSQTDKKARNITSTYELTDAETCFNFSIYMPKCVRDTLLPIIINLNFSQVDSELAGAVLNMDSKMQAVVQVPFEKHCRKNDICIAELEVDFNFKTKTLLVAENTYFSVSVKLSNHGDDSYYTSLTMHYPQGLSFSRMTLKESTRSTLHSCQDLPGEGTKKTVCNVSPPVFRSKSSATFITSFHIMEDSDWNDTLLMTITGNSDNTNSSRTNSQTKNITVKFEIKMAVTVKEDPITYLNFTTEDTGPKKMVTIYKLDNIGFKAFPVDVSLFFPTKLEHNFEMTNYQVYVQQNKSQCTGVTDMVPNSEVPYCSPEKNCKVIVCDSFILERESSTEITLSGDLHFKDLKQHAANIAFLKRYTGDSAEVKFKSFIRVNYDKQRYMLNSYKEERSDNILTGTMTEVRVEFIILPNELLIIATGAGMGLLLLLIITVIMFKLGCFKRKTRNVEQEEETALQDGIPANSTTGTTNGIVSESETDCISDQPSEDKKLLDDAVRQDCVTVCESESESESESESAGSTEER, from the exons ATGGATCTGGGGGAATATGCAGAACGGACCAAATCCAAACCACCAAGTGCTTCAACCCTGAAG GTTTGCAGTCCAAGTCTAGTCCATGAATGTTATGGGAACTCCTATATGAACAGCGTGTGCTACAACATCACAGATCATCTTGAGCCAATTTCCTCTTTCAGTCCGGCTTTCCAAG AATGTGAAAAAAAGACAGTGGACCTTGTCTTTCTATTTGATGGATCAGGGAGTATGACCGAAGCAGagttcaacaaaaacaaagatttcATAGTGGATATTATCAACAGCCTTAAGAACTCATCAATCAAG tttGCAGCAGTTCAGTTCTCCACAGAGTACAACAAAGTTTTTGACTTCAATGAATATCAAAAGGGGAGCTATCTCGAAAAACTTAGGAACGAACTCCATATGAGGAGTctcaccaacacacacagagccctCAAATTTGTGTT TGAAGAAATCTTTGAGAACCAAAAAGCAGGTGCCTCTGCTGATGCAACTAAAGTTCTGGTACTAATCACAGATGGAGATCCCAGTGATTCAGACTATTTTAAGACTATCAAAAGATATGACGACAACAACATTATTCGCTTTGTCATTGGG GTAGGGAGACTGGCAAACCTGGATAAATTTAGGGGCATTGCTTCAGAACCGACAGCAAAATATGCCTTCAAAATTTACAACTATGACGGACTCACAGGAATACtggaaaactttcaaaaaaagatCTTTACAATGGAAG GCTCCAAAGTGGCTCGGGCAGGAGAAATGACTAATGAAATGTCTCAGAGTGGATTCAGTGCTGTCTTCTACAAA GATACCTTGATTCTGGGTTCAGTGGGATCAAACAGCTGGCGTGGTTCTCTCCAAGAACGTCATgaacaaaaagaaacacaaattgaagATCCTGACATGCCAATGGACTCCTACATGG GGTATTCGATTGCTGTTGGAGAGAAGAATAATGCTCCTTTATATTTCACGGGTGCACCGAGATTTGAGCACAAAGGACAGGTCGTACTTTTCACACATGATGGCACAAACTGGACCACAACCCAAAGAATAAATGGGAAACAG ATCGGTTCGTACTTTGGTGCAGAGTTGTGCTCAGTAGATGTCAACTCAGACGGTGACACTGATTTCCTGCTGGTAGGAGCTCCACTGTTTTACCAGCCTCAGGAGAAGAAAGAAGGCCAGATCTACATCTACACACTGACTGATGAG TTGAAACTGGACAGTGAACTGACTGTGACTGCACCATCCATGGGGAGATTTGGCACCACCATATCAAGTCTTGCAGATCTGAATGGGGATGGACTCCGAGACGTTGCTGTTGGAGCCCCCCTTCAGGATGATAACAGGGGGGCGGTCTACATCTACCTTGGTGACGGACACAGAGGGATACGCAGCACTTTCAGCCAG AGAATCATGGGACAGAAAATAAAGCCTGGGCTGAGATTCTTTGGACAGGCCATTGCTGGGGACATTGATCTTGGGCAGGACGGACTCCCAGATATTGTGGTTGGCTCACAGGGCACTGCTGTTGTCTTAAG GTCCAGGCCCGTTTTTAATGTCACGTCACGTCTCTCTTTTCAACCTaaggagttaagcactgaatcAATTGACTGCCTTGATAACACTGATGCACATTTACCAATGGTTACCTTACAAGCCTGCTTTGAAATGGTAGAAACAACAAAGTGCAATGCAG CGGCAATGGACCTAGGACTGAACATCTCGTACACACTCAATGTGGATCCCAAGAGACAAATGTATCGAGGGTTCTTCAGTCAAACCGACAAGAAAGCAAGGAATATCACCTCAACCTACGAGCTGACGGATGCAGAAACCTGCTTCAACTTCTCCATCTACATGCCA aAATGTGTGAGAGACACATTATTGCCCATCATCATCAATCTAAACTTTTCTCAAGTTGACAGTGAGCTCGCAGGTGCTGTCCTGAACATGGACAGCAAAATGCAGGCTGTTGTTCAG GTTCCCTTTGAAAAGCACTGTAGAAAAAATGACATCTGTATTGCTGAACTTGAGGTGGATTTCAATTTCAA GACCAAAACATTATTGGTGGCAGAAAATACATACTTCAGCGTCTCTGTAAAACTGTCCAATCATGGAGATGACTCATACTACACCAGCCTAACAATGCACTATCCTCAAGGCCTCTCCTTCTCCAGGATGACTCTTAAAGAG TCGACAAGATCAACGCTCCACAGCTGTCAAGatctacctggagaaggcacaaaaaaaactgtgtgtaaTGTCAGCCCTCCTGTGTTTCGCAGCAAATCATCT GCAACATTTATAACTTCTTTCCACATCATGGAGGACAGTGATTGGAATGACACATTGTTGATGACCATTACTGGAAACAG TGATAATACAAACTCCAGCAGGACCAATTCCCAGACCAAAAACATCACAGTGaaatttgaaattaaaatgGCAGTCACTGT GAAAGAAGATCCTATCACTTATCTGAACTTCACAACAGAGGATACTGGACCGAAAAAAATGGTTACTATATATAAG CTAGATAATATTGGTTTCAAGGCCTTTCCTGTCGATGTGTCCCTGTTCTTCCCAACTAAACTGGAACATAACTTTGAAATGACGAACTATCAAGTCTATGTCCAGCAG aacaAAAGTCAATGCACAGGTGTTACCGACATGGTACCGAATTCTGAAGTACCG TACTGCTCGCCAGAAAAAAATTGCAAAGTCATAGTGTGTGACAGTTTCATCCTGGAGAGAGAATCATCCACTGAGATTACACTGTCAGGAGACTTACACTTTAAGGATCTAAAACAGCATGCAGCG AATATTGCCTTTCTTAAACGATATACTGGAGACAGCGCAGAGGTTAAATTTAAAAGCTTTATACGTGTTAACTATGACAAGCAACGATATATGCTGAATTCTTACAAAGAG GAGAGGTCTGACAACATTCTAACAGGGACAATG ACTGAAGTTCGTGTTGAGTTCATAATCCTCCCGAATGAACTGCTGATCATTGCAACTGGAGCTGGAATGGGACTCTTGCTTCTGCTCATAATCACAGTCATCATGTTTAAG TTGGGCTGTTTTAAGAGGAAAACGCGTAACGTAGAACAGGAGGAAGAAACTGCTCTTCAGGATGGCATCCCTGCTAATTCCACCACTGGCACCACCAACGGGATCGTCAGCGAATCAGAGACTGACTGCATATCTGACCAACCTTCAGAGGACAAAAAGCTCCTTGATGATG CTGTACGGCAGGACTGTGTGACGGTCtgcgagagcgagagcgagagcgagagcgagagcgagagcgcGGGTTCGACGGAGGAGCGGTGA
- the zmp:0000001082 gene encoding integrin alpha-D isoform X2: MGKMHGQRCIFLLTFMVAVAIPVSLAFNIDVITPDVYTNEQNDFFGYKVLQFMNGTNKKGGEIIVTAPLQLNGSGGICRTDQIQTTKCFNPEDFSPTDTKIPIKHFGLSIAEDSKRSQFTVCSPSLVHECYGNSYMNSVCYNITDHLEPISSFSPAFQECEKKTVDLVFLFDGSGSMTEAEFNKNKDFIVDIINSLKNSSIKFAAVQFSTEYNKVFDFNEYQKGSYLEKLRNELHMRSLTNTHRALKFVFEEIFENQKAGASADATKVLVLITDGDPSDSDYFKTIKRYDDNNIIRFVIGVGRLANLDKFRGIASEPTAKYAFKIYNYDGLTGILENFQKKIFTMEGSKVARAGEMTNEMSQSGFSAVFYKDTLILGSVGSNSWRGSLQERHEQKETQIEDPDMPMDSYMGYSIAVGEKNNAPLYFTGAPRFEHKGQVVLFTHDGTNWTTTQRINGKQIGSYFGAELCSVDVNSDGDTDFLLVGAPLFYQPQEKKEGQIYIYTLTDELKLDSELTVTAPSMGRFGTTISSLADLNGDGLRDVAVGAPLQDDNRGAVYIYLGDGHRGIRSTFSQRIMGQKIKPGLRFFGQAIAGDIDLGQDGLPDIVVGSQGTAVVLRSRPVFNVTSRLSFQPKELSTESIDCLDNTDAHLPMVTLQACFEMVETTKCNAAAMDLGLNISYTLNVDPKRQMYRGFFSQTDKKARNITSTYELTDAETCFNFSIYMPKCVRDTLLPIIINLNFSQVDSELAGAVLNMDSKMQAVVQVPFEKHCRKNDICIAELEVDFNFKTKTLLVAENTYFSVSVKLSNHGDDSYYTSLTMHYPQGLSFSRMTLKESTRSTLHSCQDLPGEGTKKTVCNVSPPVFRSKSSATFITSFHIMEDSDWNDTLLMTITGNSDNTNSSRTNSQTKNITVKFEIKMAVTVKEDPITYLNFTTEDTGPKKMVTIYKLDNIGFKAFPVDVSLFFPTKLEHNFEMTNYQVYVQQNKSQCTGVTDMVPNSEVPYCSPEKNCKVIVCDSFILERESSTEITLSGDLHFKDLKQHAANIAFLKRYTGDSAEVKFKSFIRVNYDKQRYMLNSYKEERSDNILTGTMTEVRVEFIILPNELLIIATGAGMGLLLLLIITVIMFKLGCFKRKTRNVEQEEETALQDGIPANSTTGTTNGIVSESETDCISDQPSEDKKLLDDAVRQDCVTVCESESESESESESAGSTEER, from the exons ATGGGAAAGATGCATGGGCAGCGTTGCATCTTCCTGCTCACCTTCATGGTGGCTGTTG CCATCCCGGTATCTTTGGCTTTCAACATTGATGTGATAACTCCTGATGTCTATACTAATGAACAAAATGATTTCTTTGGATACAAAGTGCTCCAGTTCATGAATGGCACGAACAAAAAGGGTGGTGA AATAATCGTTACTGCACCGTTGCAGCTAAATGGATCTGGGGGAATATGCAGAACGGACCAAATCCAAACCACCAAGTGCTTCAACCCTGAAG ATTTTTCTCCAACAGACACAAAAATACCAATTAAGCACTTTGGCTTGTCAATAGCTGAGGACTCCAAACGCTCCCAGTTCACT GTTTGCAGTCCAAGTCTAGTCCATGAATGTTATGGGAACTCCTATATGAACAGCGTGTGCTACAACATCACAGATCATCTTGAGCCAATTTCCTCTTTCAGTCCGGCTTTCCAAG AATGTGAAAAAAAGACAGTGGACCTTGTCTTTCTATTTGATGGATCAGGGAGTATGACCGAAGCAGagttcaacaaaaacaaagatttcATAGTGGATATTATCAACAGCCTTAAGAACTCATCAATCAAG tttGCAGCAGTTCAGTTCTCCACAGAGTACAACAAAGTTTTTGACTTCAATGAATATCAAAAGGGGAGCTATCTCGAAAAACTTAGGAACGAACTCCATATGAGGAGTctcaccaacacacacagagccctCAAATTTGTGTT TGAAGAAATCTTTGAGAACCAAAAAGCAGGTGCCTCTGCTGATGCAACTAAAGTTCTGGTACTAATCACAGATGGAGATCCCAGTGATTCAGACTATTTTAAGACTATCAAAAGATATGACGACAACAACATTATTCGCTTTGTCATTGGG GTAGGGAGACTGGCAAACCTGGATAAATTTAGGGGCATTGCTTCAGAACCGACAGCAAAATATGCCTTCAAAATTTACAACTATGACGGACTCACAGGAATACtggaaaactttcaaaaaaagatCTTTACAATGGAAG GCTCCAAAGTGGCTCGGGCAGGAGAAATGACTAATGAAATGTCTCAGAGTGGATTCAGTGCTGTCTTCTACAAA GATACCTTGATTCTGGGTTCAGTGGGATCAAACAGCTGGCGTGGTTCTCTCCAAGAACGTCATgaacaaaaagaaacacaaattgaagATCCTGACATGCCAATGGACTCCTACATGG GGTATTCGATTGCTGTTGGAGAGAAGAATAATGCTCCTTTATATTTCACGGGTGCACCGAGATTTGAGCACAAAGGACAGGTCGTACTTTTCACACATGATGGCACAAACTGGACCACAACCCAAAGAATAAATGGGAAACAG ATCGGTTCGTACTTTGGTGCAGAGTTGTGCTCAGTAGATGTCAACTCAGACGGTGACACTGATTTCCTGCTGGTAGGAGCTCCACTGTTTTACCAGCCTCAGGAGAAGAAAGAAGGCCAGATCTACATCTACACACTGACTGATGAG TTGAAACTGGACAGTGAACTGACTGTGACTGCACCATCCATGGGGAGATTTGGCACCACCATATCAAGTCTTGCAGATCTGAATGGGGATGGACTCCGAGACGTTGCTGTTGGAGCCCCCCTTCAGGATGATAACAGGGGGGCGGTCTACATCTACCTTGGTGACGGACACAGAGGGATACGCAGCACTTTCAGCCAG AGAATCATGGGACAGAAAATAAAGCCTGGGCTGAGATTCTTTGGACAGGCCATTGCTGGGGACATTGATCTTGGGCAGGACGGACTCCCAGATATTGTGGTTGGCTCACAGGGCACTGCTGTTGTCTTAAG GTCCAGGCCCGTTTTTAATGTCACGTCACGTCTCTCTTTTCAACCTaaggagttaagcactgaatcAATTGACTGCCTTGATAACACTGATGCACATTTACCAATGGTTACCTTACAAGCCTGCTTTGAAATGGTAGAAACAACAAAGTGCAATGCAG CGGCAATGGACCTAGGACTGAACATCTCGTACACACTCAATGTGGATCCCAAGAGACAAATGTATCGAGGGTTCTTCAGTCAAACCGACAAGAAAGCAAGGAATATCACCTCAACCTACGAGCTGACGGATGCAGAAACCTGCTTCAACTTCTCCATCTACATGCCA aAATGTGTGAGAGACACATTATTGCCCATCATCATCAATCTAAACTTTTCTCAAGTTGACAGTGAGCTCGCAGGTGCTGTCCTGAACATGGACAGCAAAATGCAGGCTGTTGTTCAG GTTCCCTTTGAAAAGCACTGTAGAAAAAATGACATCTGTATTGCTGAACTTGAGGTGGATTTCAATTTCAA GACCAAAACATTATTGGTGGCAGAAAATACATACTTCAGCGTCTCTGTAAAACTGTCCAATCATGGAGATGACTCATACTACACCAGCCTAACAATGCACTATCCTCAAGGCCTCTCCTTCTCCAGGATGACTCTTAAAGAG TCGACAAGATCAACGCTCCACAGCTGTCAAGatctacctggagaaggcacaaaaaaaactgtgtgtaaTGTCAGCCCTCCTGTGTTTCGCAGCAAATCATCT GCAACATTTATAACTTCTTTCCACATCATGGAGGACAGTGATTGGAATGACACATTGTTGATGACCATTACTGGAAACAG TGATAATACAAACTCCAGCAGGACCAATTCCCAGACCAAAAACATCACAGTGaaatttgaaattaaaatgGCAGTCACTGT GAAAGAAGATCCTATCACTTATCTGAACTTCACAACAGAGGATACTGGACCGAAAAAAATGGTTACTATATATAAG CTAGATAATATTGGTTTCAAGGCCTTTCCTGTCGATGTGTCCCTGTTCTTCCCAACTAAACTGGAACATAACTTTGAAATGACGAACTATCAAGTCTATGTCCAGCAG aacaAAAGTCAATGCACAGGTGTTACCGACATGGTACCGAATTCTGAAGTACCG TACTGCTCGCCAGAAAAAAATTGCAAAGTCATAGTGTGTGACAGTTTCATCCTGGAGAGAGAATCATCCACTGAGATTACACTGTCAGGAGACTTACACTTTAAGGATCTAAAACAGCATGCAGCG AATATTGCCTTTCTTAAACGATATACTGGAGACAGCGCAGAGGTTAAATTTAAAAGCTTTATACGTGTTAACTATGACAAGCAACGATATATGCTGAATTCTTACAAAGAG GAGAGGTCTGACAACATTCTAACAGGGACAATG ACTGAAGTTCGTGTTGAGTTCATAATCCTCCCGAATGAACTGCTGATCATTGCAACTGGAGCTGGAATGGGACTCTTGCTTCTGCTCATAATCACAGTCATCATGTTTAAG TTGGGCTGTTTTAAGAGGAAAACGCGTAACGTAGAACAGGAGGAAGAAACTGCTCTTCAGGATGGCATCCCTGCTAATTCCACCACTGGCACCACCAACGGGATCGTCAGCGAATCAGAGACTGACTGCATATCTGACCAACCTTCAGAGGACAAAAAGCTCCTTGATGATG CTGTACGGCAGGACTGTGTGACGGTCtgcgagagcgagagcgagagcgagagcgagagcgagagcgcGGGTTCGACGGAGGAGCGGTGA